The Drosophila teissieri strain GT53w chromosome X, Prin_Dtei_1.1, whole genome shotgun sequence genome has a segment encoding these proteins:
- the LOC122624199 gene encoding josephin-like protein encodes MESPSARTLGNSLADDCGNGNGNGNGNGNGNTTMMPHGIYHERQTRHLCGLHALNNLFQGPDTFSKSELDDYCTTLTPRNWLNPHRSWIGWGNYDVNVIMYALQQRNCEAVWFDRRRDPHCLNLSAIFGFILNVPAQMSLGYYIPLPFQMRHWLALRRLNGSYYNLDSKLREPKCLGTEQEFLEFLRTQLQLDHELFLVLNEVQADSKDAKTQQRWLLPQFRD; translated from the coding sequence ATGGAATCTCCCAGTGCTCGAACACTCGGGAATTCTCTGGCGGATGACtgtggcaacggcaacgggaatggaaatgggaacggAAACGGGAACACCACGATGATGCCACATGGAATCTACCATGAGCGACAGACACGCCACCTTTGCGGCCTCCACGCCCTGAACAACCTGTTCCAGGGCCCCGACACGTTCTCCAAATCTGAACTGGACGACTACTGCACCACACTGACCCCGCGCAACTGGCTGAATCCGCATCGTTCGTGGATCGGCTGGGGCAACTACGACGTGAATGTGATCATGTACGCCCTGCAGCAGCGGAATTGCGAGGCGGTGTGGTTCGACCGCCGGCGGGATCCACACTGCCTCAATTTGAGCGCCATTTTCGGCTTCATCCTCAATGTGCCGGCCCAGATGAGCCTGGGCTACTACATCCCACTGCCCTTCCAGATGCGCCACTGGCTGGCACTGCGTCGCTTGAACGGCAGCTACTACAACCTGGACTCCAAGCTGCGGGAGCCAAAGTGCCTGGGCACCGAGCAAGAGTTCCTCGAGTTTCTTCGCACCCAGCTGCAGTTGGACCACGAGCTATTCCTGGTGCTGAACGAGGTGCAAGCGGACTCGAAGGACGCAAAGACCCAGCAACGTTGGCTGTTGCCGCAGTTCAGGGATTAA